A region from the Rosa rugosa chromosome 6, drRosRugo1.1, whole genome shotgun sequence genome encodes:
- the LOC133716978 gene encoding uncharacterized protein LOC133716978, whose translation MEADYIQQSIMSFPETVIVVNTQNLDKEMIVSRKTLERKQLLLMKLLHALPLCIENYATNDLTLLSITFSTCILRMSNLNKLDFVALEVSGRNYLKWTQDVKLHLTANKMRSTIIADNITPEDMKARAMIFIRKHMEEALKVEYLAEEDPRSLWVALEERFNHQRAIYLPEARHDWQNIRFQDFKTVNEYNSEICRIRSLLKFCGEELTEADLLEKTFSTFPPSCMVLQQQYRERNFARFSELITILLLAEKNNNLLLRNDQARPTGTRAIPLPEANTIAHHENNRGRRNRGRGRGRRSERPRHGRRNGPRNGPYDRDHPGNGPRGRGGRGQGPRGGNRNGQVRQAQIRENPGPARRPQNQHNLCYRCGGTDHWSRTCRATDEEIGEYHARRGTREANLVEESVPMDTTLEITDFQAANGYIED comes from the exons ATGGAAGCTGACTATATTCAGCAGAGCATCATGTCTTTCCCTGAGACGGTCATTGTTGTAAACACTCAAAATCTAGATAAGGAAATGATAGTCTCCAGAA AAACATTGGAAAGAAAGCAACTTCTCTTGATGAAGCTTCTTCATGCTTTACCTTTGTGCATTGAGAACTACGCCACAAATGATTTGACATTGCTGAGTATTACTTTCAGTACCTGCATTCTG agaatgtcaaatctcaacaaacttgactttgtcGCTTTGGAAGTTTCCGGAAGGAACTATCTCAAGTGGACCCAAGATGTCAAGCTTCATCtgactgcaaataagatgagatcaacGATTATTGCTGACAACATCACCCCTGAAGACATGAAGGCAAGGGCTATGATTTTCATCAGGAAACATATGGAAGAAGCACTCAAGGTGGAATATTTAGCTGAAGAAGACCCACGatctctttgggtcgctctagaagagcgatTCAACCACCAAAGGGCCATCTACTTGCCGGAAGCAAGGCACGATTGGCAGAACATACGTTTCCAAGATTTCAAGACTGTCAATGAGTATAACTCTGAAATCTGCCGGATTCGGTCACTCCTAAAATTCTGTGGAGAAGAGCTCACAGAAGCCGACCTACTGGAGAAAACTTTCTCCACCTTCCCACCTTCCTGTATGGTCCTGCAGCAACAATACAGGGAAAGAAACTTTGCTAGATTCTCCGAATTAATCACCATCCTGTTGCTCGCTGAAAAGAACAACAACCTACTTCTGAGGAATGATCAAGCAAGGCCCACCGGTACTAGAGCAATTCCTTTGCCTGAAGCAAATACTATTGCCCATCACGAAAATAATCGTGGAAGGAGGAACCGGGGCCGTGGAAGGGGAAGAAGGTCTGAACGTCCAAGGCATGGAAGGAGAAATGGGCCCAGAAATGGCCCATATGATCGTGACCACCCAGGCAATGGCCCAAGGGGTCGAGGAGGACGTggacaaggcccacgtggtggaAACCGAAATGGCCAAGTCCGACAAGCTCAAATTAGAGAGAACCCTGGTCCGGCCCGTCGCCCTCAAAATCAGCATAATCTATGTTATAGATGTGGAGGCACTGACcattggtcccgcacctgtcgtGCAACAGATGAAGAGATAGGAGAGTATCACGCCAGACGCGGAACTCGAGAGGCCAACCTTGTGGAAGAGTCAGTCCCTATGGATACCACCTTGGAGATTACTGATTTCCAAGCAGCCAATGGATACATCGAGGATTGA
- the LOC133716979 gene encoding uncharacterized protein LOC133716979: METTELTHFTPKTTITMEKGRLIRLNDHWVSIAIDNLDSFGDVGYLDFKFLDQVLPHCSKDQLIHIEKSTKNTDLTPINDKLWKKFFEREFGGKATDKVIEKMKIKKVNYKWSELYQAKSKRVEKAEKEVGERLKKLYEKEVGERLKKLYEKEVAQKQSRRVRVLDKVPPSLSSNKRIGSNKGSKLLNRVRKNYRNSLEVRNIEAMKMKIENCCQVFRSDQKAKNN, encoded by the coding sequence ATGGAAACCACAGAGCTCACTCACTTCACTCCCAAAACAACCATCACAATGGAGAAGGGAAGGCTCATCCGTCTCAATGATCACTGGGTCTCGATTGCTATAGACAATCTTGATTCTTTCGGGGACGTTGGGTACCTAGACTTCAAGTTTCTCGATCAGGTTTTACCCCACTGCTCCAAAGACCAGTTGATTCACATCGAGAAGAGCACAAAAAATACAGATCTGACTCCGATCAACGATAAGCTGTGGAAGAAGTTTTTTGAGAGAGAGTTCGGTGGCAAAGCCACTGATAAGGTGATCGAAAAGATGAAGATCAAGAAAGTGAATTACAAGTGGTCGGAGTTGTACCAGGCCAAGTCCAAGAGAGTGGAAAAGGCCGAGAAAGAAGTCGGTGAAAGATTGAAGAAGCTGTATGAGAAAGAAGTCGGTGAAAGATTGAAGAAGCTGTATGAGAAAGAAGTCGCCCAGAAACAAAGCCGGCGAGTTAGGGTTTTGGACAAGGTTCCACCTTCTTTGTCAAGCAATAAAAGAATTGGCTCCAACAAAGGGAGCAAACTGCTGAACAGAGTGAGGAAAAACTATCGAAATAGTCTGGAGGTCAGAAATATTGAAGCTATGAAGATGAAGATCGAGAACTGCTGCCAAGTGTTCCGATCTGATCAAAAAGCCAAGAACAACTAA
- the LOC133714016 gene encoding low-temperature-induced 65 kDa protein-like: protein MDTHVVHSRVEGEDEDHHEKKSVLKKVKAKARKLKETITGHGHHDHEHEGHHTPDDHDLDEEDDEEVDDPEVHGAPIYDSAVRRTDAPMQGDILKVPMVNFGDTRAGHDEYDPVVPRERSNVPGLHGNTGHGATTRRTDAPVQGGIHFGDTHHEYDPVVSRERTNVGFSGPVRDFVPGQNRTTTGHEDLLGGARTKLAGPTTGPVLKHEEPKGLVDVIGGGPHAPHNTPVSPLPHHGNYNTLTMDVDPGKTFGSGQGGHLGQTRVKLEKTDVLGEGTPVPQSTPVSSVAHATHRSTMDVDPRQTFVSGQVGHLGQSRVNLDRPRGLEEDPHAPKANPLAYTPSNYETKVTDPTKSGGQEIGVTPILHSFDKMNLHGDDRQYLNNGAKHNLSTGSHDQFSPEKPSNQGSTYTEKISSATSAIADKAISAKNAVASKLGYGGNEPDHDGKSGSSPRNKVLDPSTNQFRPAETPQVRGTIKPEYDTTTDQKPVQTSGSYTEKISSAGSAIADKAISAKNVVASKLGYGATDQVHDREDVTRTNVQSGTTAADQHGKTITSTVAEKITPVYEKVTGAGTAVMSKIQGRSTVSSDRDTSTGVVNQAGQDKGVSVKDYFVEKLRPGEEDRALSEVITETLHKHKPGVKQETGYSASARPKGKVTESVEVRQRLGDTGGNENFVVDKIKDSVGSMLGGTNKSDEERRQGISSSAGTGEEDRRGVCVVEHRRLQESGN from the exons ATGGATACTCATGTAGTACATTCTCGTGTTG AAGGTGAAGATGAAGACCACCATGAGAAGAAGTCAGTTTTGAAGAAGGTGAAGGCGAAAGCGAGGAAGTTAAAGGAGACTATCACAGGGCATGGCCATCACGACCATGAACACGAAGGCCATCATACTCCTGATGATCATGATCTGGAtgaggaagatgacgaagaggtagACGACCCAGAAGTTCATGGTGCACCGA TATATGACTCGGCAGTTAGGAGGACTGATGCTCCTATGCAAGGAGACATTTTGAAAGTGCCTATGGTGAATTTCGGAGACACTAGAGCGGGGCATGATGAATATGATCCTGTAGTTCCAAGGGAGAGGTCTAATGTGCCTGGGCTACATGGAAATACAGGCCATGGTGCAA CGACTAGGAGGACTGATGCTCCTGTGCAAGGAGGCATTCATTTCGGAGACACACACCATGAGTATGATCCTGTAGTGTCAAGAGAGAGGACTAATGTGGGATTTAGTGGACCGGTGAGGGATTTTGTGCCTGGGCAAAATCGAACTACTACAGGGCATGAGGATCTTTTGGGAGGAGCAAGGACCAAACTGGCTGGTCCAACAACTGGACCTGTTCTTAAGCATGAAGAGCCAAAGGGATTGGTTGATGTAATTGGGGGAGGTCCTCATGCGCCGCACAACACCCCTGtttctcctcttcctcatcatgGGAATTACAACACTCTTACCATGGATGTTGACCCAGGTAAGACTTTTGGCTCCGGGCAAGGAGGGCATTTAGGTCAGACCAGGGTCAAATTGGAGAAGACTGATGTATTAGGGGAAGGAACTCCAGTGCCACAGAGTACCCCTGTTTCTTCTGTTGCTCATGCAACTCACAGAAGTACAATGGACGTCGACCCAAGGCAGACATTTGTATCCGGGCAGGTAGGGCATTTAGGTCAGTCCAGGGTCAATTTGGACCGACCTAGAGGACTTGAGGAAGACCCTCATGCGCCTAAGGCCAATCCTCTAGCTTACACTCCTTCAAATTACGAGACCAAAGTCACTGATCCCACCAAATCTG GTGGTCAGGAAATTGGAGTAACACCAATACTTCATTCCTTCGATAAGATGAACCTACATGGTGATGATCGCCAATACTTGAACAATGGTGCCAAACACAATCTGTCTACCGGAAGCCATGACCAATTCTCTCCTGAAAAACCATCAAACCAGGGCAGCACCTACACTGAAAAAATCTCATCTGCCACTTCAGCCATTGCCGACAAGGCAATTTCAGCAAAGAATGCAGTTGCTTCCAAGTTGGGATATGGTGGGAACGAGCCTGATCATGA TGGGAAGTCTGGTTCATCACCTCGGAACAAAGTACTTGATCCCTCTACTAACCAATTCAGACCAGCAGAGACTCCACAAGTCCGAGGAACCATCAAACCGGAATATGATACCACAACTGATCAGAAGCCAGTCCAGACAAGCGGAAGCTATACTGAGAAGATTTCATCTGCCGGATCTGCCATTGCTGACAAGGCGATATCCGCAAAGAATGTTGTTGCTTCCAAGCTGGGATATGGGGCAACTGATCAGGTGCATGACAGGGAAGATGTTACTCGTACTAATGTGCAGTCTGGGACAACAGCAGCGGATCAACATGGCAAGACGATTACCTCTACAGTTGCGGAGAAGATAACACCTGTGTATGAGAAGGTTACCGGGGCAGGGACTGCTGTGATGTCCAAGATTCAAGGCAGGAGTACTGTTAGTAGCGACCGAGATACTAGTACTGGCGTTGTTAATCAAGCTGGACAGGACAAAGGGGTGTCTGTGAAGGACTATTTCGTGGAGAAGCTGAGGCCTGGAGAGGAAGACAGAGCACTTTCTGAGGTTATAACTGAGACATTACACAAGCATAAGCCGGGTGTTAAGCAAGAGACAGGGTACTCTGCTAGTGCTAGGCCCAAGGGGAAGGTGACGGAGTCGGTGGAGGTGAGGCAGCGTTTGGGGGATACCGGGGGGAATGAGAATTTTGTGGTGGATAAGATTAAGGACTCTGTTGGTTCGATGCTTGGTGGTACTAACAAGAGCGATGAAGAACGTCGGCAAGGTATCTCTAGCTCTGCTGGTACCGGGGAGGAAGATCGGCGCGGTGTTTGTGTGGTGGAGCACCGGAGGCTACAGGAATCCGGCAACTGA
- the LOC133718085 gene encoding pentatricopeptide repeat-containing protein At3g60050-like, giving the protein MNYISLFGPRVYHRFSCCVVVARKLTDGCFGGNRGENGDGSIEEPISESSDFDPILKEYGLLENESHPREQFSARRSFFENVRSCTIRILEILQQDEPGFDAKAALDELDIKVSGIIVREVLFEILKIVSYGNKMQCAKLGFKFFVWSGQQENYKHTADAYHLMMKIFANCEEFKAMWRLLDEMIEKGYPTTARTFNILICTCGQAGLARKVVERFIKSKTFNFRPFKHSYNAILLSLLVVKQYKLIEWLYQQMLAEGYLQDILTYNIMMCAKYRLGKLDQFHRLLDEMGRSGFSPDFHTYNLLLHVLGKGDKPLAALNLLNHMKEEGFEPRVLHFTTLIDGLSRAGNMEACKYFFDEMIKYDCLPDVVCYTVMITGYIVAGELEKALELFDVMVTDGQLPNVFTYNSIIRGLCMAGKFEEACSMLKEMESRGVNPNFTVYSTLVSYLRNAGKLSEAHEVIRQMVEKGQYAHLLSNLKRHRRC; this is encoded by the coding sequence ATGAACTATATATCTCTGTTTGGTCCAAGGGTTTATCACAGGTTTTCGTGTTGTGTAGTCGTAGCAAGAAAACTAACCGATGGGTGTTTTGGTGGGAATAGAGGGGAGAATGGGGATGGGTCTATTGAGGAACCCATATCGGAAAGTTCAGATTTTGATCCAATTTTGAAGGAGTATGGTTTGTTAGAGAATGAGAGCCATCCCCGGGAGCAATTCTCGGCGAGACGGAGCTTTTTCGAGAATGTGAGGAGTTGTACTATTAGGATTCTTGAGATTTTACAGCAGGATGAACCCGGGTTTGATGCGAAAGCAGCTCTGGATGAGCTGGACATAAAGGTTTCGGGGATTATTGTGAGGGAAGTGTTGTTTGAGATATTGAAGATAGTGAGTTATGGGAATAAGATGCAGTGTGCGAAGCTGGGGTTTAAGTTTTTCGTGTGGTCTGGTCAGCAGGAGAATTACAAGCACACTGCGGACGCGTACCATTTGATGATGAAGATATTTGCAAACTGTGAGGAGTTTAAGGCAATGTGGAGGCTACTTGATGAGATGATTGAGAAAGGGTATCCAACTACGGCACGGACGTTTAATATTTTGATATGTACTTGTGGTCAGGCAGGCTTGGCTAGGAAAGTGGTGGAGAGGTTCATAAAGTCGAAGACGTTTAATTTTAGGCCATTTAAACACTCGTATAATGCAATTTTACTTTCCCTTCTTGTAGTGAAGCAGTACAAGTTGATCGAGTGGCTCTATCAACAGATGTTGGCAGAGGGTTACTTGCAGGATATTCTGACATATAATATTATGATGTGTGCAAAGTATAGATTGGGGAAGTTGGATCAATTTCACAGATTACTTGATGAAATGGGTAGGAGTGGATTCTCACCGGATTTTCATACTTACAACCTTCTTCTTCATGTACTTGGTAAGGGAGACAAACCACTTGCAGCTCTTAATCTTTTGAATCACATGAAGGAAGAAGGTTTCGAGCCAAGGGTTCTTCACTTCACAACATTGATAGATGGACTGAGCAGGGCTGGAAACATGGAGGCCTGCAAGTATTTTTTTGATGAGATGATAAAGTACGACTGCTTGCCTGATGTTGTATGTTATACTGTAATGATCACTGGATATATTGTGGCTGGGGAACTTGAGAAGGCTCTAGAGTTGTTCGATGTGATGGTCACTGATGGTCAGCTTCCAAATGTATTCACATACAATTCTATTATTCGTGGGCTTTGTATGGCAGGAAAATTTGAGGAAGCATGCTCCATGCTTAAAGAGATGGAATCCAGAGGTGTTAATCCAAATTTCACTGTATACAGCACACTAGTAAGTTACTTGCGAAATGCTGGAAAGCTTTCTGAAGCACATGAAGTAATAAGACAGATGGTAGAGAAGGGGCAGTATGCCCACCTGCTTTCCAATCTCAAGAGGCATAGAAGATGTTGA
- the LOC133715497 gene encoding heavy metal-associated isoprenylated plant protein 39 — MAQKVVLKVLTMTDEKTKQKAIEAAADIFGIDSIAADLKDQKLTVVGMMDTVAVVKKLKKVGKVDIISVGPAKEEKKEEKKDEKKDEKKEGEKKEEKKEDKK; from the exons ATGGCTCAG AAGGTGGTGTTGAAGGTCTTGACCATGACTGATGAGAAAACAAAGCAGAAAGCCATTGAAGCTGCGGCAGATATCTTTG GGATTGATTCGATCGCGGCAGATCTGAAGGACCAGAAGCTCACAGTGGTGGGGATGATGGACACAGTTGCAGTGGTGAAGAAGCTGAAGAAGGTAGGTAAAGTCGACATAATATCTGTTGGTCcagccaaggaagagaagaaagaagaaaagaaagatgagAAAAAAGACGAAAAGAAAGAGGgcgagaaaaaagaagaaaagaaggaagacAAAAAATAA
- the LOC133718426 gene encoding heavy metal-associated isoprenylated plant protein 31 produces MSMVEVRVPNLDCQGCASKLKKALFKLKGVEVVEIEMEIQKISVRGYALDERKVLKAIKRAGKAVEPWPFPGYSHYASFYKYPTYIKNHYYDTYKNETTTGVHTFFHTPAVYSVAVASDEAIASLFSDDNPHACTIM; encoded by the exons ATGTCT ATGGTGGAGGTGAGAGTTCCAAATCTTGACTGTCAGGGATGTGCTTCCAAGTTAAAGAAAGCTCTCTTCAAGCTCAAAG GTGTCGAAGTAGTGGAAATAGAGATGGAGATCCAAAAGATAAGCGTGAGAGGGTACGCGTTGGATGAAAGGAAAGTGCTAAAGGCAATTAAGCGAGCTGGAAAAGCAGTGGAGCCATGGCCATTTCCTGGTTACTCACATTATGCCTCATTTTACAAGTACCCTACATACATTAAGAACCATTACTACGACACCTACAAAAACGAAACCACCACCGGTGTACACACCTTCTTCCACACTCCGGCAGTTTATTCAGTCGCCGTGGCGTCCGATGAGGCCATTGCTTCACTCTTTAGTGATGACAATCCACATGCTTGCACTATTATGTGA